A genomic stretch from Rhabdothermincola salaria includes:
- a CDS encoding SDR family NAD(P)-dependent oxidoreductase, which yields MTVEIDLTDRTALVTGSGAGIGAEIAVWLARAGAHVAVHDVRSAHADATVDRIVAEGGRAFAVVADARDDTALARMVADAVGGLGGLLDIAVNNVGMYGEHRPGPFTTLDGDHWRGLLDQNLVLTALAGAAEARAMVAAGRGGVILNVSSGETTRPAPFMAAYAAAKAGINHLTQTMAVELGADGIRVVAMAPGTTLTETVREAFDDDHVADLVASTPLRRLTEPDELARLAVFLVSDLARCITGQLILADAGAHLSRTRPPNRRPEDTQ from the coding sequence GTGACCGTCGAGATCGACCTCACCGACCGCACGGCGCTCGTCACCGGATCGGGGGCCGGCATCGGGGCCGAGATCGCGGTGTGGCTGGCCCGGGCCGGCGCCCACGTGGCCGTCCACGACGTGCGATCCGCCCACGCCGACGCCACCGTCGATCGCATCGTCGCCGAGGGGGGCCGGGCCTTCGCCGTCGTGGCCGATGCCCGCGACGACACCGCCCTCGCCCGCATGGTCGCCGACGCCGTCGGCGGCCTGGGCGGCCTGCTCGACATCGCCGTCAACAACGTGGGCATGTACGGCGAGCACCGCCCCGGGCCGTTCACCACCCTCGACGGCGACCACTGGCGCGGGCTGCTCGACCAGAACCTGGTGCTCACCGCCCTGGCCGGCGCCGCCGAGGCCCGGGCCATGGTGGCGGCAGGGCGCGGGGGCGTGATCCTCAACGTCAGCTCCGGCGAGACCACCCGGCCGGCACCGTTCATGGCCGCCTACGCCGCGGCCAAGGCCGGCATCAACCACCTCACCCAGACCATGGCCGTCGAGCTCGGAGCCGACGGCATCCGGGTGGTGGCCATGGCGCCGGGGACCACGCTCACCGAGACGGTCCGGGAGGCCTTCGACGACGACCACGTGGCCGACCTGGTGGCCTCCACCCCCTTGCGGCGCCTCACCGAGCCCGACGAGCTGGCGCGCCTGGCCGTGTTCCTGGTGAGCGACCTGGCCCGGTGCATCACCGGTCAGCTGATCCTGGCCGACGCCGGCGCCCACCTCTCACGCACCCGCCCGCCCAACCGACGCCCGGAGGACACCCAGTGA
- a CDS encoding UGSC family (seleno)protein: MTLVYLPDSEPGPESVALAPSPPTLAGLRVAVLDNGKPNADVVMTAAAEALARRTGATVSVITKKGPRGESANAAVPCDPDIFATVVAEADLVITGAADCGSCTAYSVTDAIEFEKVGRPAVVATTTHFETVARTLSSSFGLPDTRLLVLPHPIGGTDAATLTAWAEAATDRLIALFTGAGAS, translated from the coding sequence ATGACCCTCGTCTACCTCCCCGACTCCGAACCGGGCCCGGAGTCCGTGGCCCTGGCTCCGTCGCCGCCCACGCTGGCCGGCCTGCGTGTCGCCGTGCTCGACAACGGCAAGCCCAATGCCGATGTGGTCATGACCGCGGCCGCCGAGGCGCTGGCCCGGCGCACCGGGGCCACCGTGTCGGTGATCACCAAGAAGGGCCCCCGGGGCGAGTCGGCCAACGCGGCGGTGCCCTGCGACCCCGACATCTTCGCCACGGTGGTGGCCGAGGCCGACCTGGTCATCACCGGCGCCGCCGACTGCGGCAGCTGCACCGCCTACTCGGTCACCGATGCGATCGAGTTCGAGAAGGTCGGGCGCCCGGCGGTGGTGGCCACCACCACCCACTTCGAGACCGTGGCCCGCACCCTGTCGTCGAGCTTCGGGCTCCCCGACACCCGGCTGCTGGTGCTCCCCCACCCCATCGGCGGCACCGACGCCGCCACGCTCACGGCGTGGGCCGAGGCGGCCACCGACCGGCTCATCGCACTGTTCACCGGCGCCGGAGCCTCGTGA
- a CDS encoding NifU family protein, with protein sequence MTTSSLDTTAVATALESVRSLLQADGADIELVGLEGEVAQLRLVLVDANCAECVLPTPLLQDVALQLMQPQVPGLAAVAIDDPRTG encoded by the coding sequence GTGACCACCAGCAGCCTCGACACGACCGCCGTGGCCACCGCCCTCGAGTCGGTGCGCAGCCTCCTGCAGGCCGACGGCGCCGACATCGAGCTGGTGGGCCTGGAGGGTGAGGTGGCCCAGCTCCGCCTGGTGCTGGTCGACGCCAACTGCGCCGAGTGCGTGCTCCCCACGCCGCTGCTGCAGGACGTGGCCCTGCAGCTGATGCAGCCCCAGGTGCCCGGTCTGGCCGCCGTCGCCATCGACGACCCTCGCACCGGCTGA
- a CDS encoding class I SAM-dependent methyltransferase, with protein sequence MADDFFESVYARAEGDDAAVPWQHAISRRLVEEWLADLEPDHHRRALVVASGLGDDAAALAEHGLEVVAFDAAPSAVAWARRRHPEADVDWQVADLFALPADWHAAFDLVVEVFTVQSIAPEQQVAAVEAIHRTVAPGGLLMAVAITVADPEEPSGPPWPLRPHVVDALVDGFHVRRHHDEDLAPGLTARRLELERP encoded by the coding sequence ATGGCCGACGACTTCTTCGAGTCCGTCTACGCCCGCGCCGAGGGCGACGACGCCGCCGTCCCGTGGCAGCACGCCATCTCCCGCCGCCTGGTCGAGGAGTGGTTGGCGGACCTCGAGCCCGACCACCATCGTCGGGCCCTGGTCGTGGCCTCGGGGCTGGGCGACGACGCGGCCGCCCTGGCCGAGCACGGCCTCGAGGTCGTGGCCTTCGACGCCGCCCCGTCGGCGGTGGCGTGGGCCCGCCGTCGCCACCCCGAGGCCGATGTCGACTGGCAGGTGGCCGACCTCTTCGCCCTCCCCGCGGACTGGCACGCCGCCTTCGACCTGGTGGTCGAGGTCTTCACCGTGCAGTCCATCGCGCCGGAACAACAGGTCGCCGCCGTCGAGGCCATCCACCGCACGGTGGCCCCCGGCGGGTTGCTGATGGCCGTGGCCATCACCGTGGCCGACCCCGAGGAGCCGTCGGGCCCGCCGTGGCCCCTGCGCCCCCATGTCGTCGACGCCCTCGTCGACGGCTTCCACGTCCGTCGCCACCACGACGAGGACCTGGCCCCCGGGCTCACCGCCCGTCGCCTGGAGCTGGAGCGCCCCTGA
- a CDS encoding zinc-dependent alcohol dehydrogenase: MRAVRIEDNQARVVDVPAPDGPDDDHVVVDVATSSICGTDLGFVTLGFGGFTLGHEFAGLVDGVPHAVEPLMPCGSCGQCAAGHRQRCVGDHANLGIFVDGGLADQARVRRSALVPLPPGLDVSDACLVEPTAVAWHGAVRAETQPGQRVVVVGGGSIGLLAVAALRHLGAEVDLESRHPHQRHAGERLGAGSPSGSYDIVIDAAGSESGLARGAELATPGARIVLLGVYHGLLPAPGAVTLVKELSWVGAMAYGDHHGRREVDEAAELLARDPEIADTVITHRFGLDEAAEAFRTAADRAAGAIKVVLQP, translated from the coding sequence GTGCGCGCCGTTCGCATCGAGGACAACCAGGCCCGCGTCGTCGACGTGCCCGCACCCGACGGCCCCGACGACGACCACGTCGTCGTCGACGTCGCGACGTCGAGCATCTGCGGCACCGACCTCGGCTTCGTCACCCTCGGCTTCGGAGGCTTCACCCTGGGCCACGAGTTCGCCGGCCTCGTCGACGGCGTGCCCCACGCCGTCGAACCCCTGATGCCCTGCGGGAGCTGCGGGCAGTGTGCGGCGGGCCATCGCCAGCGCTGCGTGGGCGACCACGCCAACCTCGGGATCTTCGTCGACGGCGGCCTGGCCGACCAGGCCCGCGTCCGCCGCTCCGCCTTGGTCCCGTTGCCCCCAGGACTCGACGTGTCCGATGCCTGCCTCGTCGAGCCCACGGCCGTGGCGTGGCACGGGGCCGTGCGCGCCGAGACGCAGCCCGGTCAGCGGGTGGTCGTCGTGGGCGGTGGATCGATCGGGCTGCTGGCCGTCGCCGCCCTGCGCCACCTGGGCGCCGAGGTCGACCTCGAGTCCCGCCATCCCCACCAGCGCCACGCGGGCGAGCGCCTCGGAGCGGGCTCCCCCTCGGGGTCGTACGACATCGTGATCGACGCCGCCGGCAGCGAGTCCGGCCTGGCCCGCGGCGCAGAGCTGGCCACACCGGGAGCCCGCATCGTGCTGCTCGGCGTGTACCACGGGCTGCTACCCGCGCCCGGCGCCGTCACGCTGGTCAAGGAGCTGTCGTGGGTGGGGGCCATGGCCTACGGCGACCACCACGGCCGACGCGAGGTGGACGAGGCGGCCGAGCTCCTCGCCCGCGACCCCGAGATCGCCGACACCGTCATCACCCATCGCTTCGGGCTCGACGAGGCCGCCGAGGCCTTCCGCACCGCGGCCGATCGGGCCGCCGGCGCCATCAAGGTCGTCCTCCAACCCTGA
- a CDS encoding zinc-dependent alcohol dehydrogenase, giving the protein MTQTCRAAVFPGDGTVEIREFAVPGPPPGGAVLAVEAVGLCGSDAAQFHGVELVPGASAFPVVPGHETVGRVVELAPDADLGVAVGDRVGVDEILPGGPLRVYGYSDMTGAGEPGLWGGYGEYMQLFAGTRLHRLPSDGPAAALTVFEPLANAVNWVERVGVHPGETVVVQGPGHQGLAVVAAALAAGADRVVVTGTSSDGLRLRAAEAMGATATLMVDRDDVGQAVRDLTKGWGADVVFDVTTATATVPQAVELVRYGGRILLAGLKHFRPVPDLVTDHIVTKSLTLFGGSGFTPASMATAVEMLRDGTAHAETMAGVTVGLDEIPEAIALLERRDPDRDAVRVTLVHANR; this is encoded by the coding sequence ATGACGCAGACCTGTCGAGCAGCGGTGTTCCCGGGTGACGGCACCGTCGAGATCCGGGAGTTCGCCGTGCCCGGACCCCCGCCCGGCGGGGCGGTGCTGGCGGTCGAGGCGGTGGGGCTGTGCGGCAGCGACGCCGCCCAGTTCCACGGCGTCGAGCTGGTCCCCGGGGCCAGCGCCTTCCCGGTGGTGCCAGGGCACGAGACCGTCGGCCGAGTCGTGGAGCTGGCCCCCGACGCCGACCTCGGCGTGGCCGTCGGCGACCGGGTCGGGGTCGACGAGATCCTCCCGGGTGGTCCCCTGCGGGTCTACGGCTACAGCGACATGACCGGCGCCGGCGAGCCCGGGCTGTGGGGCGGCTACGGCGAGTACATGCAGCTCTTCGCCGGCACCCGCCTGCATCGGCTGCCGTCCGACGGGCCGGCCGCCGCCCTCACCGTCTTCGAGCCCCTGGCCAACGCGGTGAACTGGGTGGAGCGGGTCGGCGTGCACCCGGGCGAGACCGTGGTCGTGCAGGGGCCGGGCCACCAGGGCCTCGCCGTGGTGGCCGCCGCGCTGGCCGCGGGGGCCGACCGGGTGGTCGTCACCGGCACCTCGTCGGACGGTCTGCGCCTGCGGGCGGCCGAGGCCATGGGCGCCACCGCCACCTTGATGGTCGACCGCGACGACGTCGGCCAGGCGGTGAGGGACCTCACGAAGGGCTGGGGCGCCGACGTGGTGTTCGACGTGACCACCGCCACCGCCACCGTTCCCCAGGCGGTCGAGCTGGTCCGCTACGGCGGACGGATCCTGCTGGCCGGCCTCAAGCACTTCCGACCGGTCCCGGACCTGGTCACCGACCACATCGTCACCAAGAGCCTCACGCTGTTCGGCGGCTCGGGCTTCACGCCGGCGTCCATGGCCACCGCCGTCGAGATGCTGCGCGACGGAACGGCCCACGCCGAGACCATGGCCGGCGTCACCGTCGGCCTCGACGAGATCCCCGAGGCCATCGCCCTGCTCGAGCGCCGCGACCCCGATCGCGACGCGGTCCGGGTCACCCTCGTCCACGCCAACCGGTAG
- a CDS encoding TetR-like C-terminal domain-containing protein, with amino-acid sequence MAAPVGVDRDTVVAAAAALVSEAGRVDAVSLRQVAERVGVRTQSLYAHVDGLDDLRRALAVVGLVRLGDALTDAAIGRSGPEAVEAIVRAYVRFALDEPGLYDATLVVPGDDVEVAATMTAVGRPLNLVFRSYGYDEADALHWYRIVFAAVHGYALMRRDGLFTMPADPDETLDRMIAVFVRELEATAPV; translated from the coding sequence ATGGCCGCACCCGTGGGAGTGGATCGTGACACGGTCGTGGCGGCGGCAGCGGCCCTGGTCAGCGAAGCCGGGCGGGTGGACGCGGTGAGCCTGCGCCAGGTGGCCGAACGGGTGGGGGTGCGCACCCAGAGCCTGTACGCCCACGTCGACGGGCTCGACGACCTGCGCCGGGCCCTCGCCGTGGTCGGCCTCGTACGGCTGGGCGACGCCCTCACCGATGCGGCCATCGGGCGTTCCGGCCCCGAGGCGGTCGAGGCGATCGTGCGGGCCTACGTGCGCTTCGCCCTCGACGAGCCCGGGCTCTACGACGCGACCCTGGTGGTGCCCGGCGACGACGTCGAGGTGGCGGCGACGATGACCGCGGTCGGTCGTCCCCTCAACCTGGTGTTCCGGTCCTACGGCTATGACGAGGCCGACGCCCTGCACTGGTACCGCATCGTCTTCGCCGCCGTGCACGGCTACGCCCTCATGCGCCGCGACGGCCTGTTCACCATGCCCGCCGACCCCGACGAGACCCTCGACCGCATGATCGCCGTGTTCGTGCGGGAGCTCGAGGCCACGGCGCCGGTCTAG
- a CDS encoding acyl-CoA thioesterase — protein MTALLDTECQLTALGDGIYERDCSRVWWGWEALHGGYVMALAQTAVDAELGHDMELHHCTVHYMRRFVDGPFRAEVTVERTGRTMANATARLWSGGKPAGLVLASFARRRPVAEFHAAVMPEVAPVGAEEPPTEPPFPVPTFDKFHLYPRIEELAGGEARVGGWVLPRTPEIVDHRYLGLLADLWPPVAYHVWPVGAIAQSVDLTYHARSSLPRAELTATTPVLVVLTTRASVGGFVDEDTEIWSPEGELLSTSRQMRYVHS, from the coding sequence GTGACCGCACTGCTCGACACCGAATGCCAGCTCACCGCCCTCGGCGACGGGATCTACGAACGAGACTGCTCCAGGGTCTGGTGGGGGTGGGAGGCGCTGCACGGCGGCTACGTGATGGCCCTCGCCCAGACCGCGGTCGACGCCGAGCTCGGCCACGACATGGAGCTGCACCACTGCACGGTGCACTACATGCGCCGCTTCGTCGACGGGCCCTTCCGGGCCGAGGTCACGGTCGAGCGCACCGGTCGCACCATGGCCAACGCCACCGCCCGGCTGTGGTCGGGCGGCAAGCCGGCCGGACTGGTGCTGGCGTCGTTCGCCCGCCGCCGCCCGGTGGCGGAGTTCCACGCCGCGGTGATGCCGGAGGTCGCACCCGTCGGGGCGGAGGAGCCCCCCACCGAGCCGCCGTTCCCGGTCCCCACCTTCGACAAGTTCCACCTGTACCCCCGCATCGAGGAGCTCGCGGGCGGAGAGGCCCGTGTCGGTGGCTGGGTGCTGCCTCGCACCCCCGAGATCGTCGACCACCGCTACCTCGGCCTGCTGGCCGACCTGTGGCCGCCGGTCGCCTACCACGTGTGGCCGGTGGGGGCCATCGCCCAGTCGGTCGACCTCACCTACCACGCCCGTTCGTCGCTGCCCCGCGCCGAGCTCACGGCCACCACCCCGGTGCTGGTGGTGCTCACCACCCGGGCCTCGGTCGGCGGCTTCGTCGACGAGGACACCGAGATCTGGTCACCCGAGGGCGAGCTGCTCTCCACCAGCCGTCAGATGCGCTACGTGCACTCCTGA
- a CDS encoding MarR family winged helix-turn-helix transcriptional regulator — MAHPPELTTLTLLLARASRLNEAVIGDVCRRHAVAPAELRVLGALRLSSGGAPMRPTVLGGRVVQTSGGLTATLRRLEAAGAVERVGDPEDGRVRLVALTPEGEQLHDRLLDDLTARYAVTFDGDLDADLAAVRRLLDRLEAMGDVASSAHWAPPEV; from the coding sequence ATGGCCCACCCGCCGGAGCTCACCACGCTCACCTTGTTGCTCGCTCGTGCCAGCCGGCTGAACGAGGCGGTGATCGGCGACGTCTGCCGCCGCCACGCGGTCGCTCCGGCCGAGCTGCGCGTGCTGGGGGCGCTGCGGTTGTCGTCGGGGGGTGCGCCCATGCGCCCCACCGTGCTCGGCGGTCGGGTCGTGCAGACCTCCGGCGGGCTCACCGCCACCCTTCGCCGTCTGGAGGCCGCCGGTGCGGTGGAGCGGGTCGGCGACCCCGAGGACGGGCGCGTGCGGCTGGTGGCGCTCACCCCGGAGGGTGAGCAGCTCCACGACCGGCTGCTCGACGATCTCACCGCGCGCTACGCCGTGACCTTCGACGGTGACCTCGACGCCGATCTGGCGGCGGTCCGCCGCTTGCTCGACCGCCTCGAGGCGATGGGGGACGTCGCTTCGAGCGCCCACTGGGCCCCGCCCGAGGTCTGA